In a single window of the Porites lutea chromosome 14, jaPorLute2.1, whole genome shotgun sequence genome:
- the LOC140925087 gene encoding adenosine receptor A2b-like: protein MINTSRSSSSDGLPFKFCSNHKFLHTYDLVTILTCIVNGASSPVAVAGNSLILASIWRNPSLRTPTYTFLGFLALADLFIGLLGQPFYVIYRVADLKGYEKLYCVASAVAHSIVPYLVILTASTLTSMAVERWLVMSRRSSLITVRRVYFIEGALLMVPVPYMALRRLPGMDKYFDLPVDSIIEGCMGFCFFAIFTLSYFRVFRIIRHHQQQVHSSANIVGQSVIHFEKYKRSVFSILWIVALFVLSYSPYLLSTVLVKALNVSYETSLIVLHIGTTSMLILSTLNPFLYVWRLRDVRQEAKKVIRKILGKLRTLL, encoded by the coding sequence ATGATCAACACAAGTCGTTCCAGCTCATCCGATGGCCTTCCATTTAAGTTTTGCTCAAATCACAAGTTCCTTCACACTTATGATCTTGTAACAATTCTCACTTGCATTGTAAATGGCGCGTCTTCGCCAGTGGCTGTAGCAGGAAATTCTCTGATTTTGGCATCAATTTGGAGGAACCCTTCTCTTCGAACCCCCACGTATACGTTCCTTGGTTTCCTTGCGTTAGCAGACTTATTTATAGGGCTTCTTGGTCAgccattttatgttatatacaGAGTCGCAGATCTTAAGGGGTATGAAAAGCTTTATTGTGTAGCATCCGCAGTCGCTCATAGCATCGTCCCCTATCTAGTTATCCTGACAGCATCGACGTTAACATCAATGGCGGTGGAAAGATGGCTAGTTATGAGCCGCCGAAGCTCCTTAATAACTGTTCGGAGAGTATATTTTATCGAGGGTGCTCTGTTGATGGTACCGGTACCATATATGGCACTTCGCAGACTGCCAGGAATGGATAAGTATTTTGACTTACCTGTTGACTCCATCATAGAAGGATGCAtgggtttttgcttctttgctatATTTACTCTATCGTACTTTAGAGTATTTCGAATAATTCGACACCATCAGCAGCAAGTACATTCAAGTGCAAACATCGTTGGCCAGTCCGTCAttcactttgaaaaatataaaagatcTGTGTTTTCCATTCTTTGGATTGTGGCGCTTTTCGTGTTGAGTTACTCGCCGTATTTACTTTCTACTGTTCTTGTGAAGGCATTGAATGTTTCCTATGAAACATCTCTCATCGTTCTCCATATAGGAACAACCAGTATGCTAATTTTATCGACTCTGAATCCGTTTCTTTACGTTTGGAGATTGAGAGATGTCCGTCAAGAAGCTAAAAAGGTCATTCGAAAGATATTAGGCAAATTAAGAAcattgttgtga
- the LOC140924378 gene encoding vesicular inhibitory amino acid transporter-like, with protein sequence MPKTTRSDRYHLLRSDPEVNEPPVSITEDDEAAEDDEAANKSPWWKALINLISDIEGTSILALPYAISQSGLVAITALVVLPFVAFYTGAILIDCLYDENDAGERVRVRSNFKQLGEACSPRYSGTIVSAIQLIHLLLVASLYLVLSSALANGIFPDLPLSNKAWIVIAAAVGLPTLFLKNFSQVAWLSLISVIAIFMAVVAILSYGIVHHPSWTPGEILVWDKDSAPVTLAICISFCYNCHSTLPGLEASLEKKSQFRTVLGLTLCFVATLKVVFSVCAFLSFSSNIQEVISNSLPVGVISILVNAFLILNVVFSYPFVAIIIIQIIEDSVSPDWFSFEIPHVVWFVGIRVATNVLTLLPAILIPHFVLYMAFISSLTGSATMYILPALFHLILKKKELKLYHYVFDVFIIIFGVFVGVTGLVYTGKSVF encoded by the coding sequence ATGCCAAAAACAACTCGTTCCGACAGGTATCATTTGCTACGAAGTGATCCAGAAGTAAACGAACCTCCAGTATCGATCACAGAAGATGATGAAGCAGCAGAAGACGATGAAGCAGCAAATAAATCTCCTTGGTGGAAAGCGTTAATAAACTTAATCAGCGACATTGAGGGCACAAGTATTCTCGCCCTACCTTATGCGATATCTCAGAGTGGTTTAGTGGCGATAACAGCACTGGTTGTTCTTCCTTTTGTCGCCTTCTACACTGGAGCAATTCTGATTGACTGCCTTTACGATGAAAACGATGCTGGAGAAAGAGTTCGCGTCAGATCCAACTTCAAACAACTTGGTGAAGCTTGCTCGCCTCGTTACAGCGGCACCATAGTTTCCGCTATCCAGCTAATCCATCTTCTTCTTGTCGCCTCTCTGTACCTGGTCTTGTCCTCTGCGCTTGCTAATGGTATTTTTCCAGATTTACCGCTGTCAAACAAAGCCTGGATTGTTATTGCAGCCGCTGTGGGACTTCCGACGCTATTTCTGAAGAATTTCTCTCAAGTCGCTTGGTTGAGTTTGATTAGTGTGATAGCTATATTTATGGCTGTTGTTGCTATTTTATCCTATGGAATAGTGCATCATCCATCATGGACCCCAGGCGAAATCTTAGTGTGGGATAAAGACAGTGCACCTGTTACATTGGCAATCTGTATCTCATTCTGCTACAACTGTCACTCTACTTTGCCTGGCCTTGAGGCTAGTTTGGAAAAGAAGTCGCAATTTCGCACAGTACTTGGACTCACATTATGTTTCGTTGCCACCTTAAAGGTGGTTTTTTCAGTGTGTGCATTTTTGTCATTCAGCTCTAACATCCAAGAAGTAATCTCTAATAGCCTTCCCGTGGGAGTTATTAGCATCCTTGTCAAcgcttttttaattttgaacgtAGTTTTTTCATATCCTTTTGTGGCTATTATTATCATACAAATAATCGAAGATTCAGTGTCCCCTGATtggttttcatttgaaataCCTCATGTTGTTTGGTTTGTTGGCATCCGGGTTGCAACAAACGTTCTTACTCTCCTACCAGCAATTTTAATTCCACACTTTGTGCTCTATATGgcttttatttcaagtttgaCAGGATCAGCGACAATGTACATTTTACCGGCGCTTTTCCAtctcattttgaaaaagaaagaacttaaACTGTACCATTATGTTTTTGATGTATTCATTATCATCTTCGGCGTTTTTGTCGGAGTAACAGGCTTGGTATACACTGGGAAATCAGTGTTTTAA
- the LOC140925088 gene encoding vesicular inhibitory amino acid transporter-like, giving the protein MPKATRSASYHLLQSDPEVNESPASITEDDEAAEYDNAANKSPLWRAGINLLSELNGAGIFALPYVIAQGGLLAVAMLVIVPFVAFYTGAILIDCLYDKNDTGERVRVRSNYKQLGEACSARFGGAISLTVQLLELFLMASLCLVLCASLANGIFPDLPLSVKVWTFITATAVLPTLFLKNLSRVAWLSLISAIAIFVAVVSVLVYEIAHHSSWNPGKILVWDIESAPVSLAIISYSYLCHTTLPGLEASMEDKPQFRTMLGLTYLFVAIIKVTFSVLTFFSFSSNIQEVISNSLPMGVIRTLVNAFLILNVVFSYPFLVITIIQIIEDSVSPDCFSFKIPHIVWFIGIRVATNFLTLLPAILIPHFALFMAFISSLTGSAAMFILPALFHLILKKKELKLYHFIFDVLILIFGVYVGVVGLVYTGKSLFKTIFQDH; this is encoded by the coding sequence ATGCCAAAAGCTACCCGTTCCGCCAGCTATCATTTGCTACAAAGTGATCCAGAAGTAAACGAATCTCCAGCATCGATCACAGAAGATGATGAAGCAGCAGAATACGATAATGCAGCAAATAAATCTCCTTTGTGGAGAGCGGGAATAAATCTTTTGAGTGAGCTCAACGGAGCAGGTATTTTCGCCTTACCTTATGTCATAGCTCAGGGTGGACTTTTGGCGGTAGCAATGTTGGTTATTGTTCCGTTTGTAGCCTTCTATACTGGAGCAATCTTGATTGACTGCCTCTACGACAAAAACGATACTGGGGAAAGAGTTCGCGTCAGATCCAATTACAAACAACTGGGTGAAGCCTGCTCTGCTCGTTTTGGTGGTGCCATATCCCTCACAGTCCAGTTACTCGAACTTTTTCTTATGGCGTCTTTGTGCCTTGTATTGTGTGCTTCACTTGCTAATGGTATTTTTCCAGATTTACCGCTGTCCGTCAAAGTTTGGACGTTTATTACAGCCACTGCGGTTCTTccaacattatttttgaagaatttaTCTCGAGTCGCATGGTTGAGTTTGATTAGTGCGATAGCTATATttgtagctgtagttagtgtttTAGTCTACGAAATAGCGCATCATTCATCATGGAACCCAGGAAAAATCTTGGTGTGGGATATAGAGAGTGCACCTGTTTCATTGGCAATTATCTCGTATAGTTATCTCTGTCACACTACTTTGCCTGGCCTTGAGGCAAGTATGGAAGACAAACCGCAATTTCGCACAATGCTCGGACTAACATACTTGTTCGTTGCCATTATCAAGGTGACTTTTTCagtgttaacctttttttccttcagctCTAACATCCAAGAGGTAATCTCTAATAGCCTCCCCATGGGTGTTATTCGCACCCTTGTCAAcgcttttttaattttgaacgtAGTTTTTTCATATCCTTTTCTGGTTATTACTATCATACAAATAATCGAAGATTCAGTGTCCCCAGATTGCTTTTCATTTAAAATACCTCATATTGTTTGGTTTATTGGCATTCGAGTTGCAACCAACTTTCTTACTCTCCTTCCAGCAATTTTAATCCCACATTTTGCGCTCTTTATGGCTTTTATTTCAAGTCTGACTGGATCAGCGGCAATGTTTATTTTACCGGCTCTTTTCCAtctcattttgaaaaagaaagagcttaaACTGTACCATTTTATTTTCGATGTATTGATTCTTATCTTTGGTGTTTATGTTGGAGTAGTAGGTTTGGTGTACACTGGGAAATCATTGTTTAAAACTATCTTTCAGGATCATTGA
- the LOC140925089 gene encoding vesicular inhibitory amino acid transporter-like — protein MSGLKMKKETHSTGYHLLRSDPVLADELEEPPESIQEEESAEDKAAATDKSPLWKAVVNLMSTIEGTGLLALPYVIAQSGLVAIAAMAVVPFIAFYTGAILIDCLYEKNDDGERVRVRSNYKQLGEAFSPRFGGTIVSAIQLVELFLLASLYLVLFASLSRGIFPDLPLSDKVWMLLAAAVSLPTLFVKNLSQVAWMSLLSVIALMVAVVAVLAYGIAHEYSWAPREILVWNIDKVPVSFAIIIFSYICHPVLPGVEASMENKSKYRTMLALSYLFVAIVKVVFSVCAFLSFSSNIQDVIVNSLPMGVIRTLVNAFLLLNVIFSYPFCVITIMQTIEESVSPDSFSCKIPDFVCFIGIRVSTSFLTLLPAILIPHFALFMAFISSLTGSAIAFILPVIFHLVIKQHELKLYHYIFDISVLIFGFLVAALGLVYSGKSLFEDLFHHHSNK, from the coding sequence ATGTCAGgtttaaaaatgaagaaagaaactCATTCCACCGGTTACCATTTGCTTAGAAGTGATCCAGTCTTGGCTGATGAGTTAGAAGAACCACCGGAATCAATCCAAGAAGAAGAATCAGCCGAAGACAAAGCAGCTGCCACCGACAAGTCTCCTCTCTGGAAAGCAGTAGTCAACTTGATGAGTACCATTGAGGGAACAGGCCTGCTCGCACTACCATATGTCATAGCTCAGAGTGGACTAGTGGCCATAGCAGCAATGGCAGTTGTGCCATTTATCGCTTTCTACACTGGAGCAATCTTGATTGACTGCCTTTACGAAAAAAACGATGATGGAGAAAGAGTGCGTGTCAGATCCAACTACAAACAGCTGGGTGAAGCTTTCTCGCCTCGTTTTGGCGGTACCATAGTTTCCGCTATCCAGTTAGTGGAACTTTTTCTCCTGGCATCTTTGTACCTTGTATTATTTGCCTCGCTTTCGAGAGGTATCTTTCCAGATTTGCCGCTGTCCGACAAAGTATGGATGCTTCTCGCAGCTGCGGTGAGTCTTCCAACTTTATTTGTGAAGAATCTCTCGCAGGTTGCATGGATGAGTTTATTGAGTGTGATAGCTTTAATGGTAGCAGTAGTTGCTGTTTTAGCTTACGGAATAGCTCATGAATACTCATGGGCCCCAAGGGAAATCTTGGTGTGGAATATAGATAAAGTGCCCGTTTCGTTTGCAATCATTATCTTCAGTTATATATGCCACCCTGTTTTGCCAGGTGTTGAGGCAAGCATGGAAAACAAATCCAAATATCGCACAATGCTTGCCCTTTCATACCTTTTCGTTGCTATCgtaaaagtggttttttcaGTGTGTGcatttttatctttcagttcTAATATCCAAGATGTTATCGTAAACAGCCTTCCTATGGGAGTTATACGTACCCTTGTAAAcgcatttttacttttaaacgTAATTTTTTCATATCCTTTCTGTGTAATAACGATAATGCAAACAATCGAAGAATCAGTCTCCCCCGATTCGTTCTCTTGCAAGATACcggattttgtttgttttattggCATCCGAGTTTCAACCAGTTTCTTAACCCTACTTCCAGCAATTCTAATCCCACATTTTGCGCTATTTATGGCGTTTATTTCAAGTTTAACGGGATCTGCCATTGCGTTTATTTTACCAGTAATTTTCCACCTCGTCATAAAACAACACGAACTAAAACTATACCATTATATTTTTGATATATCAGTTTTAATTTTCGGTTTCCTTGTTGCTGCACTTGGCTTGGTTTACAGTGGGAAATCTCTTTTTGAGGATTTGTTCCATCATCATTCAAATAAGTAA